A window of Roseovarius sp. THAF27 contains these coding sequences:
- a CDS encoding MarR family winged helix-turn-helix transcriptional regulator, protein MTTDNTLHSIAVSLFSEVLANEQLIRSRLSRVLPKGMEISHFSVLNHLARANGERSPAQLAKSFHVTRGAMTNTLSKLEWAGYVHIRPDWDDARRKMVSISPAGTRARDAAISAIMPLITEVVSELGEGNVRATLPVLREMRAKLSDET, encoded by the coding sequence GTGACAACGGATAACACGCTGCATTCGATTGCCGTTTCGCTGTTCAGCGAGGTTCTGGCGAACGAGCAGCTGATCCGGAGCCGGCTGAGCCGGGTGCTGCCGAAAGGCATGGAGATCTCGCATTTCTCGGTACTGAATCACCTCGCGCGGGCCAATGGCGAGCGGAGCCCGGCGCAGCTGGCCAAGAGCTTTCACGTGACGCGCGGGGCGATGACCAACACGCTGAGCAAGCTGGAATGGGCGGGCTACGTGCATATCCGGCCCGACTGGGACGATGCGCGGCGCAAGATGGTGTCGATCAGCCCCGCCGGAACGCGGGCGCGGGATGCGGCGATTTCCGCGATCATGCCGCTGATCACCGAGGTGGTGAGCGAGCTGGGCGAGGGTAATGTGCGCGCCACCCTGCCCGTTCTGCGCGAGATGCGGGCGAAGCTGTCGGACGAAACCTAG
- the ubiG gene encoding bifunctional 2-polyprenyl-6-hydroxyphenol methylase/3-demethylubiquinol 3-O-methyltransferase UbiG, with protein sequence MQPNSTTIDTDEVAKFEAMAAEWWDPNGKFKPLHMLNPCRLDYITSQIAAEFDRDLKTSKPFTGLRLLDIGCGGGLLAEPMARLGATVVGADAAAGNIPVAQVHAAQSGLDIDYRNTTAEALAASGEQFDVVLNMEVVEHVADPATYLTACQRLLKPGGLHICSTLNRTAKSFAAAIVGAEFIMRWLPKGTHDWKKFITPEELYDLLRDAGLDPVDRKGFVFNPISWSWSLSDRDLAVNYVTTSVKP encoded by the coding sequence ATGCAACCCAACTCGACCACGATCGACACCGATGAAGTCGCCAAATTCGAGGCTATGGCCGCCGAATGGTGGGACCCGAACGGCAAGTTCAAGCCGCTTCACATGCTCAATCCCTGTCGTCTGGATTACATCACGTCGCAGATCGCGGCGGAATTCGACCGCGACCTGAAAACGTCGAAACCCTTCACCGGCCTGCGCCTGCTGGACATAGGCTGCGGCGGCGGTCTGCTGGCCGAACCGATGGCCCGCCTTGGCGCCACCGTCGTCGGCGCCGACGCGGCGGCGGGCAACATTCCCGTGGCACAGGTGCACGCCGCACAGTCCGGCCTCGACATCGACTACCGCAACACGACCGCCGAGGCGCTCGCCGCGTCGGGCGAGCAGTTCGATGTCGTTCTGAACATGGAAGTGGTCGAGCATGTGGCCGACCCCGCCACCTATCTCACCGCCTGCCAGCGCCTGCTGAAACCGGGCGGTCTGCACATCTGTTCCACCCTTAACCGCACCGCCAAAAGCTTTGCCGCCGCCATCGTCGGCGCGGAATTCATCATGCGCTGGCTGCCCAAGGGCACCCATGACTGGAAGAAGTTCATCACCCCGGAAGAGCTTTACGACCTTCTGCGCGACGCCGGCCTCGACCCGGTCGACCGCAAGGGGTTCGTCTTCAATCCGATAAGCTGGTCGTGGTCCCTGTCAGACCGCGACCTGGCCGTGAACTACGTCACGACCAGCGTAAAGCCCTGA
- the pip gene encoding prolyl aminopeptidase, with translation MDKFSSQKSAAQFLYPSIEPFDRRMMDVGDGHTIYVEQSGNPEGTPVVVLHGGPGGGCSPAMRRYFDPNHYRIVLFDQRGCGRSKPHASVEDNTTWHLVADIERIRDALGIERWIVFGGSWGATLALIYGQSHPEAVAHLVLRGVFTMTQRELDWFYGGGAGRFWPETWAKFRSLIPEDEQGDMIGAYNKRLFSGDRAEEVRFAKAWSAWENALATVNSNGQSGDSPADYARAFARLENHYFLHNGFLGQDGYIYDNMDKLADTPGVIVQGRYDMICPPEAAHRLAGLWPKGDLRIIPVAGHALSEPGISAELVKIMDRMVAGR, from the coding sequence ATGGACAAGTTTTCGAGCCAAAAGAGCGCAGCGCAATTCCTGTATCCGTCGATCGAGCCGTTCGACCGGCGTATGATGGATGTGGGCGACGGACACACGATCTATGTGGAGCAGTCGGGCAATCCCGAGGGCACGCCCGTTGTGGTGCTGCATGGCGGGCCCGGTGGCGGGTGCAGCCCGGCGATGCGGCGCTACTTCGATCCGAACCATTACCGGATCGTCTTGTTCGACCAGCGCGGCTGTGGCCGGTCGAAGCCCCATGCGAGTGTCGAGGACAACACGACCTGGCATCTGGTGGCGGATATCGAACGGATCCGGGATGCGCTGGGCATCGAGAGGTGGATCGTCTTTGGCGGAAGCTGGGGCGCGACGCTGGCGCTGATCTACGGCCAGAGCCATCCGGAGGCGGTGGCGCATCTGGTGTTGCGTGGCGTCTTTACCATGACGCAGCGGGAGCTGGACTGGTTCTATGGTGGCGGCGCGGGGCGGTTCTGGCCCGAGACCTGGGCGAAGTTCCGGTCGCTGATCCCCGAGGATGAACAGGGTGACATGATCGGGGCCTATAACAAGCGCCTGTTTTCCGGCGACCGGGCCGAGGAGGTGCGGTTCGCCAAGGCGTGGAGCGCTTGGGAAAACGCGCTGGCCACGGTCAACTCCAACGGTCAGAGCGGCGACAGCCCGGCGGATTATGCCCGTGCTTTCGCACGGCTGGAGAACCATTACTTTCTGCATAACGGGTTCCTGGGTCAGGACGGCTATATCTATGACAACATGGACAAGCTGGCGGATACGCCCGGTGTGATCGTGCAGGGGCGTTACGACATGATCTGCCCGCCCGAGGCGGCGCACCGGCTGGCAGGGCTGTGGCCGAAAGGTGATCTGCGGATCATTCCGGTGGCGGGGCATGCGCTGTCCGAGCCGGGGATCAGTGCGGAACTGGTGAAGATTATGGACCGGATGGTGGCCGGTCGGTAG
- the rimP gene encoding ribosome maturation factor RimP — protein sequence MSNDLIAKSSMDRRIAEIITPVIEDMGFELVRVRLMGGKTATLQIMAERPEGGIEVDECAEISTAISAVLDVEDPIVDEYTLEVSSPGIDRPLTRLKDFDEFEGYEAKLETHELIDGRKRFKGVLTGTEGGEVLINVEEGTIGLHFDWLADAKLVLTDELIKDMLKARKEAGVLNEDNFDDIETDSSEET from the coding sequence ATGAGCAACGACCTGATTGCAAAATCGTCGATGGATCGGCGGATCGCCGAGATCATTACCCCTGTCATCGAGGACATGGGGTTCGAGCTGGTGCGCGTGCGTCTGATGGGCGGTAAGACCGCCACGTTGCAGATCATGGCCGAGCGGCCCGAGGGCGGTATCGAGGTGGATGAATGCGCCGAGATTTCCACCGCCATCAGCGCCGTGCTGGACGTGGAAGACCCGATCGTTGATGAGTACACGCTGGAAGTGTCCAGCCCCGGCATCGACCGGCCGCTGACCCGGCTGAAGGATTTCGACGAGTTCGAGGGCTACGAGGCGAAGCTGGAGACTCACGAGCTGATCGACGGGCGCAAGCGGTTCAAGGGTGTCCTGACCGGGACCGAGGGCGGCGAGGTGCTGATTAACGTCGAGGAAGGCACGATCGGGCTGCATTTCGACTGGTTGGCGGATGCCAAGCTGGTGCTGACCGATGAGCTGATCAAGGACATGCTGAAGGCGCGCAAGGAAGCGGGCGTTCTGAACGAAGACAATTTTGACGACATAGAGACTGACTCGTCCGAGGAGACCTGA
- the nusA gene encoding transcription termination factor NusA, which produces MAITSANQLELLQTAEAVAREKMIDPGLVIEAMEESLSRAAKSRYGAEMDIRVSIDRKTGKATFTRVRTVVEDEELENYQAEFTVEQAKQYLDDPKVGDTFVEEVPPVDMGRIAAQSAKQVILQKVREAERDRQYEEFKDRAGTIINGVVKREEYGNVIVDVGAGEAILRRNEKIGRESYRPNDRIRCYIKDVRREARGPQIFLSRTAPEFMAELFKMEVPEIYDGIIEIKAVARDPGSRAKIAVISYDNSIDPVGACVGMRGSRVQAVVNELQGEKIDIIPWNEDQPTFLVNALQPAEVSKVVLDEEAERIEVVVPEDQLSLAIGRRGQNVRLASQLTNLDIDIMTEAEDSERRQKEFEERTKLFMDTLDLDEFFAQLLVSEGFTNLDEVAYVEIDELLVIDGVDEDTANELQARARDVLEAQAKEALEKARALGAEDSLIEFEGLTPQMVQALAEDGVKTLEDFATCADWELAGGWTTVDGERVKDDGVLEPFEVSLEEAQDLVMTARVMLGWVDPADLEPEAEAEDGEESEGGTAEEAEA; this is translated from the coding sequence ATGGCTATTACCTCTGCCAACCAGCTTGAGCTTTTGCAGACCGCCGAGGCGGTGGCGCGGGAGAAGATGATCGACCCCGGCCTTGTGATCGAGGCGATGGAAGAGAGCCTCTCGCGCGCGGCCAAGAGCCGGTACGGCGCCGAAATGGACATTCGCGTCAGCATCGACCGCAAGACCGGCAAGGCGACGTTCACCCGCGTGCGCACGGTGGTCGAGGACGAGGAGCTGGAGAATTACCAGGCGGAGTTCACCGTCGAGCAGGCCAAGCAATACCTGGACGATCCAAAGGTCGGTGACACCTTCGTCGAGGAAGTGCCGCCGGTGGACATGGGCCGGATCGCCGCGCAGAGCGCCAAGCAGGTGATTCTGCAGAAGGTGCGGGAGGCCGAGCGCGACCGCCAGTACGAGGAATTCAAGGACCGGGCCGGCACGATCATCAACGGCGTGGTCAAGCGCGAGGAATACGGCAACGTCATCGTCGACGTGGGTGCCGGGGAGGCGATCCTGCGCCGGAACGAGAAGATCGGGCGCGAGAGCTATCGCCCGAACGACCGGATCCGGTGCTACATCAAGGATGTGCGCCGCGAAGCCCGTGGGCCGCAGATCTTCCTGAGCCGCACGGCGCCGGAATTCATGGCGGAGCTGTTCAAGATGGAAGTGCCGGAGATCTATGACGGCATCATCGAGATCAAGGCCGTGGCCCGTGATCCGGGCAGCCGCGCCAAGATCGCGGTCATCTCCTATGACAACTCGATCGACCCGGTGGGCGCCTGTGTGGGTATGCGCGGCAGCCGCGTGCAAGCCGTGGTGAACGAGCTGCAGGGCGAGAAGATCGACATCATCCCGTGGAACGAGGACCAGCCGACCTTCCTGGTGAACGCGCTGCAGCCCGCCGAGGTGAGCAAGGTGGTTCTGGACGAGGAAGCCGAGCGCATCGAGGTCGTGGTGCCGGAAGACCAGCTGTCGCTGGCCATCGGTCGCCGCGGTCAGAATGTGCGGCTGGCGAGCCAGCTGACCAACCTTGATATCGACATCATGACCGAGGCCGAGGACAGCGAGCGCCGTCAGAAGGAATTCGAGGAGCGCACGAAGCTGTTCATGGACACGCTGGACCTGGACGAGTTCTTTGCCCAGCTTCTGGTGTCGGAAGGCTTTACCAACCTCGACGAGGTCGCCTATGTCGAGATCGACGAGCTGCTGGTGATCGACGGCGTGGACGAGGACACCGCCAACGAATTGCAGGCGCGCGCTCGTGACGTTCTGGAAGCACAGGCCAAGGAAGCGCTGGAGAAGGCCCGCGCGCTGGGTGCCGAGGACAGCCTTATTGAATTCGAGGGCCTGACACCCCAGATGGTACAGGCACTGGCCGAGGATGGCGTGAAGACGCTGGAAGACTTCGCCACCTGCGCCGACTGGGAACTGGCGGGCGGCTGGACCACCGTGGACGGCGAGCGCGTCAAGGACGATGGCGTTCTGGAACCTTTTGAAGTGTCGCTGGAAGAGGCGCAGGACCTGGTGATGACCGCACGCGTCATGCTGGGCTGGGTCGATCCGGCGGATCTTGAGCCCGAGGCAGAGGCCGAAGACGGCGAAGAGTCCGAAGGCGGCACCGCAGAGGAGGCCGAGGCCTGA
- a CDS encoding RNA-binding protein yields the protein MATGEVRPKHGLIRFAISPEGQVVPDILEKLPGRGIWVSSTRQALETAVKKGLFSRSAKQSVTVPDGLVEQVEAMLARRVVELLSLARKGGQAVAGYEKVKDWLAKEEAEVLIQASDGSARGKTKLSTPYGGSWIGWITADELGQAFGRETSIHAALAAGGLCERVVEEAARLKGLRVTDGDRPRRKGS from the coding sequence ATTGCCACGGGCGAAGTGCGCCCGAAGCATGGGTTGATTCGGTTTGCCATAAGTCCCGAGGGGCAGGTTGTGCCGGACATCCTGGAGAAGCTGCCGGGCCGGGGCATCTGGGTGAGTTCGACGCGGCAGGCGCTGGAGACGGCCGTGAAGAAGGGCCTGTTTTCGCGCAGCGCCAAGCAGAGCGTCACGGTGCCCGACGGCCTGGTCGAACAGGTCGAGGCGATGCTTGCGCGGCGGGTCGTGGAACTGCTGAGCTTGGCGCGCAAGGGCGGACAGGCGGTGGCCGGGTACGAGAAGGTCAAGGACTGGCTGGCCAAGGAAGAGGCCGAGGTCCTGATCCAGGCCAGCGACGGTTCGGCGCGCGGGAAGACGAAACTGAGCACGCCCTATGGCGGCAGCTGGATCGGCTGGATCACCGCCGATGAGCTGGGCCAGGCATTCGGGCGTGAAACAAGCATCCACGCCGCACTCGCGGCTGGCGGTTTGTGCGAACGTGTTGTAGAGGAGGCGGCAAGACTCAAGGGCTTGCGCGTCACGGACGGGGACCGACCCCGCCGGAAAGGAAGTTGA
- the infB gene encoding translation initiation factor IF-2, producing the protein MSDNDGKKTLGVRGGGPRSGNVKQSFSHGRTKNVVVETKRKRIVKPKPGAAAPAPGGAKPGAAGAGSKRPAGISDEEMERRMRALAAAKERESEEAAQREAEEREREEEKMRRREEAEAKEREQREAEERAKAKADEEERKKREAADAAKQAAAAAAAPPAEDQQTRPAKQAPRSKAPERDQRGDDGRGKGKGRGDDGGRRAGKLTLNQALSGGEGGRQKSMAAMKRKQERARQKAMGGAQEREKVVRDVQVPEAIVVSELANRMAERVGDVVKALMNNGMMVTQNQSIDADTAELIVEEFGHRIVRVSDSDVEDVIDSVEDKEADLMPRPPVITIMGHVDHGKTSLLDAIRDAKVVAGEAGGITQHIGAYQVTTDSGAVLSFLDTPGHAAFTSMRARGAQVTDIVVLVVAADDSVMPQTIEAINHAKAAKVPMIVAINKCDKPEANPDKVRTELLQHEVIVEAMSGDVQDVEVSAQTGQGLDELLEAIALQSEILELKANPDRAAEGAVIEAQLDVGRGPVATVLVQRGTLKQGDIFVVGEQYGKVRALINDRGERVQEAGPSVPVEVLGLNGTPEAGDVLNVVKSEGQAREIAEYREKAAKEKRAAAGAGTTLEQLLAQAKENENVKELPILMKADVQGSAEAIVQAMEKIGNDEVRVRVLHSGVGAITESDIGLAEASGAPVIGFNVRANAPARNSANQKGVEIRYYSVIYDLVDDVKAAASGLLGAEIRENFIGYAEIREVFKVTGVGKVAGCLVTEGVARRSAGVRLLREDVVIHEGTLKTLKRFKDEVSEVQSGQECGMAFEKYEDIREGDVIEIFEREEVERNLD; encoded by the coding sequence ATGAGCGACAACGACGGAAAGAAAACTCTGGGTGTACGTGGTGGCGGTCCTCGGTCGGGGAACGTGAAGCAGAGCTTCAGCCATGGCCGCACCAAGAACGTCGTGGTGGAAACCAAGCGCAAGCGGATCGTGAAACCGAAACCCGGTGCCGCGGCGCCTGCGCCGGGTGGCGCCAAGCCGGGTGCAGCCGGAGCAGGATCGAAACGCCCGGCGGGGATCTCCGACGAGGAGATGGAACGCCGGATGAGGGCGCTTGCCGCCGCGAAGGAACGCGAGTCGGAGGAAGCCGCGCAGCGTGAGGCCGAAGAGCGTGAGCGCGAGGAAGAGAAGATGCGCCGCCGCGAGGAGGCCGAGGCCAAGGAGCGCGAACAGCGCGAGGCCGAGGAACGCGCCAAGGCGAAGGCCGACGAGGAAGAGCGCAAGAAGCGCGAAGCAGCGGACGCCGCCAAGCAGGCTGCGGCCGCCGCCGCCGCACCGCCGGCCGAAGATCAGCAGACCCGCCCTGCCAAGCAGGCGCCCCGCAGCAAGGCGCCCGAGCGCGACCAGCGTGGCGACGATGGCCGTGGCAAGGGCAAGGGCCGTGGCGACGATGGTGGCCGTCGGGCCGGCAAGCTGACGCTGAACCAGGCGCTGTCGGGTGGCGAAGGCGGCCGGCAGAAATCCATGGCGGCGATGAAGCGCAAGCAGGAGCGTGCGCGGCAAAAGGCCATGGGTGGCGCGCAGGAGCGTGAAAAGGTCGTGCGCGACGTGCAGGTGCCCGAGGCGATCGTGGTCAGCGAGCTGGCCAACCGTATGGCCGAGCGCGTGGGCGACGTGGTCAAGGCGCTGATGAACAACGGCATGATGGTCACGCAGAACCAGTCGATCGACGCCGATACGGCCGAACTGATCGTCGAGGAATTCGGCCATCGTATCGTCCGGGTCAGCGATTCGGATGTTGAGGACGTGATCGATTCGGTTGAGGACAAGGAAGCCGACCTGATGCCGCGTCCGCCGGTGATCACCATCATGGGTCACGTGGACCACGGCAAGACGTCGCTGCTGGACGCGATTCGCGACGCCAAGGTGGTGGCCGGCGAGGCCGGGGGCATCACCCAGCATATTGGCGCCTACCAGGTGACGACCGACAGCGGTGCCGTGCTGAGCTTCCTCGATACGCCGGGTCACGCCGCGTTCACCAGCATGCGGGCCCGTGGCGCGCAGGTGACGGATATCGTGGTTCTGGTGGTGGCTGCCGACGATTCGGTGATGCCGCAGACCATCGAGGCGATCAACCACGCCAAGGCCGCCAAGGTGCCGATGATCGTGGCGATCAACAAGTGCGACAAGCCCGAGGCGAACCCCGACAAGGTGCGCACCGAGCTGTTGCAGCACGAAGTGATCGTCGAGGCGATGTCGGGCGACGTGCAGGATGTCGAGGTGTCGGCCCAGACGGGTCAGGGCCTGGATGAACTGCTGGAAGCCATCGCGCTGCAATCCGAGATCCTGGAGCTGAAAGCGAACCCGGACCGCGCCGCCGAAGGTGCGGTGATCGAGGCGCAGCTGGATGTGGGCCGTGGCCCTGTCGCGACGGTTCTGGTGCAGCGCGGCACGTTGAAACAGGGCGATATCTTCGTCGTGGGCGAGCAGTATGGCAAGGTCCGTGCGCTGATCAACGACCGGGGCGAGCGCGTGCAGGAAGCCGGGCCGTCGGTGCCTGTCGAGGTTCTTGGCCTCAACGGAACACCCGAGGCGGGCGATGTTCTGAACGTCGTGAAATCCGAAGGTCAGGCCCGTGAGATCGCCGAGTACCGCGAGAAGGCCGCGAAGGAAAAACGCGCGGCAGCCGGTGCCGGGACCACGCTCGAACAGCTTCTGGCGCAGGCCAAGGAGAACGAGAACGTCAAGGAACTTCCGATCCTGATGAAGGCCGACGTGCAGGGCTCTGCCGAGGCGATCGTTCAGGCGATGGAGAAGATCGGCAACGACGAGGTGCGCGTGCGCGTGCTGCATTCGGGCGTGGGCGCGATCACCGAATCCGATATCGGCCTGGCCGAAGCATCGGGTGCCCCCGTGATCGGCTTCAACGTGCGGGCCAACGCGCCGGCGCGGAACAGTGCCAACCAGAAGGGTGTCGAGATCCGCTATTACAGCGTGATCTATGACCTGGTGGATGACGTGAAGGCGGCCGCGAGCGGTCTGCTGGGTGCCGAGATCCGCGAGAACTTCATCGGCTATGCCGAGATCCGGGAGGTCTTCAAGGTCACCGGGGTCGGCAAGGTTGCGGGCTGTCTGGTGACCGAGGGTGTTGCCCGCCGGTCGGCCGGTGTGCGCCTGCTGCGCGAAGACGTGGTTATCCACGAAGGCACGCTGAAGACGCTGAAGCGCTTCAAGGACGAAGTGTCGGAGGTTCAGTCGGGCCAGGAATGCGGCATGGCGTTCGAGAAATACGAGGACATTCGCGAAGGCGACGTCATTGAGATCTTTGAGCGCGAGGAAGTCGAGCGGAACCTCGACTGA
- a CDS encoding (deoxy)nucleoside triphosphate pyrophosphohydrolase gives MKTVLVSAVALIDVDGRILLAQRPEGKSMAGLWEFPGGKVEAGETPEVALIRELEEELGINTWESCLAPLTFASHSYDDFHLLMPLFACRKWQGTPRSRENQTLKWVRPNALRDYPMPPADVPLIPILRDWL, from the coding sequence ATGAAAACTGTTCTCGTGTCCGCCGTCGCCCTGATCGACGTCGACGGCCGCATCCTTCTGGCGCAACGCCCCGAGGGCAAGTCCATGGCCGGCCTCTGGGAATTTCCCGGCGGCAAGGTCGAAGCCGGCGAGACGCCCGAGGTGGCGCTCATCCGTGAGTTGGAAGAAGAGCTTGGCATCAACACCTGGGAAAGCTGCCTCGCGCCGCTGACCTTCGCCAGTCACAGCTATGACGACTTCCACCTGCTGATGCCGCTCTTTGCGTGCCGCAAGTGGCAGGGCACGCCCCGATCGCGCGAGAACCAGACCCTGAAATGGGTCCGCCCCAACGCGCTGCGCGACTATCCCATGCCCCCCGCGGACGTGCCGCTCATCCCGATCCTCCGCGACTGGCTCTGA
- the argJ gene encoding bifunctional glutamate N-acetyltransferase/amino-acid acetyltransferase ArgJ: MAKTLAVSPLAPATFPELPAIGGVEFASVEAGVRYAGRKDVMLARLAPGSVLAGVFTRSATRSAAVLDCQEKIGFQSDEGAAIIVNSGNSNAFTGRNGVTSVKAVTNAVAQTLSLPESRIFSASTGVIGEPLKHDRITAKLSELADNLSPDGIEDAARAIMTTDTFAKGATATITIDGQEVRIAGIAKGSGMIAPDMATMLVYIFTDAAIDREHLQQMVSALNEKTFNCITVDSDTSTSDTLLVAATGASGVRVTDQSVGFMEALRGVMLDLAHQVVRDGEGATKFVTISVTGASSDNDAKTHGLAIANSPLVKTAIAGEDPNWGRIVMAIGKSGAPADRDTLSIWFGDTLVAEKGWVSPTYREEDGAAHMKNQEITIHVDLGLGGGTAHVWTCDLTHGYISINADYRS; the protein is encoded by the coding sequence ATGGCCAAGACCCTCGCCGTTTCGCCACTGGCGCCTGCCACCTTTCCAGAGCTTCCCGCAATCGGCGGGGTAGAGTTCGCCAGTGTCGAGGCCGGCGTGCGCTATGCCGGCCGCAAGGACGTGATGCTGGCCCGGCTCGCGCCCGGCTCGGTCTTGGCGGGGGTCTTCACCCGGTCCGCGACGCGCTCCGCCGCCGTGCTCGACTGCCAGGAAAAGATCGGGTTCCAGTCTGACGAGGGGGCCGCGATCATCGTCAATTCGGGCAACTCCAACGCCTTCACAGGCCGCAACGGCGTCACATCGGTCAAGGCGGTCACGAACGCCGTCGCACAGACCTTATCCCTGCCGGAATCGCGTATTTTCAGCGCGTCCACCGGCGTCATCGGCGAACCCCTCAAGCACGACCGCATCACCGCGAAGCTGTCCGAACTCGCGGACAATCTGTCGCCCGACGGGATCGAGGATGCCGCCCGCGCGATCATGACCACGGACACGTTTGCCAAGGGCGCCACCGCCACGATCACGATCGACGGCCAGGAGGTGCGCATCGCCGGCATCGCCAAGGGCTCGGGCATGATCGCGCCGGACATGGCCACGATGCTCGTCTACATCTTCACCGATGCCGCCATCGACCGCGAACACCTGCAACAGATGGTCTCGGCCCTGAACGAAAAGACCTTCAACTGTATCACCGTCGACAGCGACACCTCCACGTCCGACACGCTGCTGGTCGCCGCCACCGGCGCCTCGGGCGTGCGCGTCACCGACCAAAGCGTCGGCTTCATGGAAGCGTTGCGCGGCGTCATGCTCGACCTCGCGCACCAGGTTGTCCGCGACGGCGAAGGCGCGACGAAGTTCGTCACTATCTCCGTCACCGGCGCGTCCAGCGACAATGACGCCAAGACCCACGGCCTCGCCATCGCCAACTCGCCGCTGGTAAAAACCGCCATCGCCGGCGAAGACCCCAACTGGGGCCGCATCGTGATGGCCATCGGCAAATCCGGCGCTCCGGCCGACCGGGACACGCTCTCGATCTGGTTCGGCGACACGCTCGTGGCCGAAAAAGGCTGGGTCAGTCCCACATATCGCGAGGAAGACGGCGCCGCCCACATGAAGAACCAGGAGATCACGATCCATGTCGATCTCGGTCTGGGGGGCGGCACCGCCCATGTCTGGACCTGCGACCTGACCCACGGCTACATCTCGATCAACGCCGACTACAGGTCATGA
- a CDS encoding peptidylprolyl isomerase: MSHPIKSIFAATCTAAMLAQGAWAQDTAETETDAPAADPSQVVATVNGTEITLAHVIALRATLPQQYDQFPPNLLLQGIVDQLIQHTLLKQSLDGEPSLRSRVSIENEERAIIAGEVMAGVMQQAPSEEDLQAAYEEQYPADVQETEYRASHILVETEEEAQELATALEGDADFAALAREKSIGPSGASGGDLGWFGAADMVAPFFDAVAALEPGEVSDPVETQFGWHVITLAETRNKERPALDTVREELSSQLQQGALESFIEGLKSDAEIDQVDLEGIDPNVITNLDLLEN, from the coding sequence ATGTCACATCCGATAAAGTCGATCTTCGCCGCAACCTGTACCGCCGCGATGCTGGCGCAGGGCGCTTGGGCGCAGGATACGGCTGAAACAGAGACTGATGCGCCCGCCGCCGACCCGTCGCAGGTTGTCGCCACCGTCAACGGCACCGAGATCACGCTGGCGCATGTGATCGCGCTCCGCGCCACCTTGCCGCAGCAATACGACCAGTTTCCGCCCAACCTTCTGTTGCAGGGCATCGTCGACCAGCTGATCCAGCACACGCTCCTGAAACAGTCTCTCGACGGCGAGCCGTCGCTGCGCAGCCGCGTGTCGATCGAGAACGAAGAGCGCGCCATCATCGCCGGCGAGGTCATGGCCGGCGTGATGCAACAGGCCCCGTCCGAAGAGGACCTGCAGGCGGCCTACGAGGAACAGTATCCGGCCGATGTCCAGGAGACCGAGTATCGCGCCTCGCACATTCTGGTCGAAACCGAGGAAGAAGCGCAGGAGCTGGCGACCGCCCTCGAAGGCGACGCCGATTTCGCCGCGCTCGCCCGCGAGAAATCCATCGGTCCCTCGGGCGCCTCCGGCGGCGATCTCGGCTGGTTCGGTGCCGCCGACATGGTCGCGCCGTTCTTCGATGCCGTGGCGGCGCTCGAACCGGGCGAGGTCTCGGACCCTGTCGAAACCCAGTTCGGCTGGCACGTGATCACCCTGGCCGAAACCCGCAACAAGGAACGCCCCGCGCTCGACACCGTGCGCGAGGAACTGTCCTCGCAGCTTCAGCAAGGCGCGCTCGAATCCTTCATCGAAGGCCTGAAATCCGACGCCGAGATCGACCAGGTCGACCTTGAGGGGATCGACCCGAACGTGATCACCAATCTCGACCTCTTGGAGAACTGA